In Cicer arietinum cultivar CDC Frontier isolate Library 1 chromosome 7, Cicar.CDCFrontier_v2.0, whole genome shotgun sequence, a single window of DNA contains:
- the LOC101509658 gene encoding S-protein homolog 29-like, giving the protein MAMNNVLAIVVVLMVANVKAIKTTVRVENDLTVDTILTLHCKSSTKDLGAKVLHSGQYIEWFFQPNENTKYWCSVLWNNIQQKNIVIYDAAKDAEICTDKCWRGISPDRIYFYNQFKSTWENRYHWN; this is encoded by the coding sequence atggcGATGAATAATGTGTTGGCTATTGTTGTCGTTTTGATGGTCGCTAATGTGAAGGCAATAAAAACAACGGTGCGTGTTGAAAATGATTTGACAGTTGACACCATTCTCACTCTCCATTGTAAATCATCAACCAAAGATCTTGGTGCAAAAGTACTTCACAGTGGACAGTACATAGAATGGTTTTTCCAACCCAATGAAAATACTAAATATTGGTGTTCCGTTTTATGGAACAATATTCAACAAAAGAACATTGTGATTTATGATGCTGCAAAGGATGCAGAAATATGCACAGATAAATGTTGGCGTGGTATTAGTCCAGATAGAATCTATTTTTACAACCAGTTTAAAAGCACCTGGGAAAACCGATACCATTGGAATTGA
- the LOC101498982 gene encoding DNA repair protein RAD51 homolog 1, which yields MEQQRLEKTAQQQDETEEIQHGPLPIEQLQASGIAAIDVKKLKDAGICTVESVAYTPRKDLLQIKGISEAKVDKIIEAASKLVPMGFTSASELHAQRESIIQITTGSRELDKILEGGIETGSITELYGEFRSGKTQLCHTLCVTCQLPLDQGGGEGKAMYIDAEGTFRPQRLLQIADRFGLNGADVLENVAYARAYNTDHQSRLLLEAASMMVETRFALMIIDSATALYRTDFSGRGELSARQMHLAKFLRSLQKLADEFGVAVVLTNQVVSQVDGSAMFAGPQTKPIGGNIMAHATTTRLALRKGRGEERICKVISSPCLAEAEARFQILGEGVSDVKD from the exons ATGGAGCAACAGCGACTTGAGAAAACAGCACAACAACAAGACGAAACCGAAGAGATTCAACACGGCCCTTTACCCATCGAGCAACTTCAG GCATCTGGTATAGCCGCAATTGATGTTAAAAAGCTTAAAGATGCGGGTATTTGTACTGTTGAATCTGTTGCTTACACTCCTAGGAAGGACCTTTTGCAAATCAAAGGTATCAGTGAAGCCAAGGTTGACAAAATTATTGAAGCAG CTTCTAAGCTGGTGCCTATGGGTTTTACTAGTGCCAGTGAGCTCCATGCCCAACGAGAATCGATTATTCAGATAACCACTGGATCAAGAGAGCTTGACAAGATATTGGAAG GTGGAATTGAGACGGGTTCTATCACCGAGTTGTATGGTGAATTTCGATCTGGGAAGACTCAGTTGTGTCACACTCTCTGTGTCACTTGCCAA TTGCCACTAGATCAAGGAGGAGGTGAGGGTAAAGCTATGTACATAGATGCTGAGGGAACATTTAGGCCTCAGCGACTCTTACAGATAGCAGATAG GTTTGGACTGAATGGTGCTGATGTATTGGAAAATGTTGCTTATGCTAGAGCATATAACACTGATCATCAATCACGACTTCTTCTTGAAGCAGCTTCAATGATGGTGGAAACAAG GTTTGCTTTAATGATAATAGACAGTGCTACTGCTCTCTATAGGACAGATTTTTCCGGAAGGGGGGAGCTTTCAGCCCGGCAAATGCATTTAGCGAAGTTCCTGAGGAGCCTTCAGAAATTAGCAGATGAG TTCGGTGTGGCTGTTGTGTTAACAAACCAAGTAGTTTCACAAGTAGACGGATCTGCAATGTTTGCTGGACCCCAAACCAAGCCTATTGGAGGCAACATTATGGCTCATGCTACCACAACAAG GTTAGCTCTTAGGAAAGGAAGAGGGGAAGAGCGCATCTGTAAAGTGATTAGTTCTCCTTGTTTGGCTGAAGCTGAAGCAAGATTTCAGATTTTAGGCGAAGGTGTTTCAGATGTTAAAGACTGA
- the LOC101499304 gene encoding putative pectinesterase/pectinesterase inhibitor 45, whose protein sequence is MAFQDFDLISERRKNEKKQQLKKRILIGVLSSVVLVGLIGCAFFVATSKYGGGSNKDNEPSQTSSSNKHVAHSEKIVKLVCSSADYKEKCEDPLNKAVEKDPKLQHPKDLLKVYVKIVEDEVNKAFNKTNTFKFESEEEKGAFEDCKQLFEDAKEDLQASISQLSEIEFKKLSSKTPDLNSWLSAVISFQQTCIDGFPEGKLKTDLQNLFVDSKEFVSNSLAIVSQVSTFLSTMQTFGRGRMLLSDNSNSPVASLDSDGFPSWVHSEERRVLKASSIRPTPNVTVAQDGTGDFKTISEALAAIPAIYPGRYVVYVKEGVYDETVTITKKMQNLTMYGDGSQKSIITGSKNFRDGVRTFLTASFVVLGEGFLGLAMGFRNTAGPDGHQAVAARVQADRAVFANCRFEGYQDTLYTQTHRQFYRSCIVSGTIDFIFGDAAVVFQNCIMVVRRPMDNQQNMVTAQGRMDKQQATGTVLHKCQIKADEKLVPVKDTIKSYLGRPWKEFSRTIVMESEIGDFIHPDGWTPWMGNFALDTLYYAEFNNTGPGASTSARVKWPGYKVIDKEEASQYTVGAFLKGAWVQTSGVPSQQGLYF, encoded by the exons atggcGTTTCAAGATTTCGACCTCATCTCAGAACGACGCAAAAATGAGAAGAAACAACAACTGAAGAAGAGGATCCTCATTGGTGTTCTTTCTTCCGTTGTCCTCGTCGGTCTTATAGGTTGTGCATTCTTTGTTGCCACCTCCAAATACGGTGGTGGTAGCAACAAAGACAATGAACCGTCTCAAACTTCTAGTTCTAACAAGCATGTTGCACATTCAGAAAAGATTGTAAAATTGGTATGCAGTTCTGCAGATTACAAAGAAAAATGTGAAGACCCTCTTAACAAGGCAGTGGAGAAAGATCCTAAACTTCAACACCCTAAAGACCTTCTCAAAGTCTATGTAAAAATTGTTGAAGACGAGGTTAACAAAGCCTTCAACAAAACAAACACTTTCAAATTTGAAAGTGAAGAAGAGAAAGGTGCATTTGAGGATTGTAAACAACTTTTTGAAGATGCTAAGGAGGATTTACAAGCCTCAATCTCCCAACTTAGTGAAATTGAATTCAAGAAACTTTCTTCAAAAACTCCTGACTTGAACAGTTGGCTAAGTGCTGTCATCTCTTTCCAACAAACATGTATTGATGGTTTTCCTGAAGGAAAACTAAAGACTGATCTTCAGAACCTGTTTGTGGATTCCAAGGAATTTGTTAGCAATTCCCTTGCTATCGTTTCTCAGGTTTCTACATTCCTTTCTACAATGCAGACATTTGGACGTGGCCGTATGTTGTTGTCAGATAACTCTAACTCACCAGTTGCTTCTTTGGATTCTGATGGATTTCCTTCTTGGGTTCATTCTGAGGAAAGAAGGGTGTTGAAGGCTTCTAGTATTAGACCTACACCTAATGTCACTGTTGCACAAGATGGCACTGGTGACTTCAAAACCATCTCTGAAGCTTTAGCAGCCATCCCTGCAATCTACCCCGGAag GTATGTGGTTTATGTTAAAGAAGGAGTATACGACGAGACTGTGACAATAACAAAGAAAATGCAAAATCTAACCATGTATGGTGATGGATCACAAAAGAGTATTATCACTGGTAGCAAAAACTTTAGGGATGGTGTTAGGACATTCCTAACTGCAAGTTTTG TGGTGCTAGGAGAAGGATTTTTGGGTCTAGCAATGGGATTCAGAAACACAGCTGGTCCTGATGGACATCAAGCAGTGGCAGCCAGAGTCCAAGCCGACCGTGCAGTGTTCGCCAACTGTCGTTTCGAGGGATACCAAGACACTCTATACACACAAACACATAGACAATTCTACCGCAGTTGCATCGTTTCAGGAACAATTGATTTCATCTTTGGTGATGCAGCAGTTGTGTTCCAAAATTGCATCATGGTTGTTAGAAGACCAATGGACAACCAACAAAACATGGTCACAGCACAAGGAAGAATGGACAAACAACAAGCAACTGGAACTGTCCTACATAAGTGTCAAATCAAAGCTGATGAAAAACTTGTTCCTGTTAAAGACACAATCAAAAGTTACCTTGGTAGACCATGGAAGGAATTCTCAAGAACCATTGTTATGGAAAGTGAAATAGGTGATTTTATTCACCCTGATGGATGGACACCTTGGATGGGAAACTTTGCATTAGATACATTGTATTATGCTGAGTTTAATAACACTGGACCTGGTGCTAGTACTAGTGCTAGAGTTAAGTGGCCTGGTTACAAAGTTATTGACAAAGAAGAAGCTAGCCAATACACTGTAGGAGCTTTCTTGAAAGGTGCATGGGTTCAAACCTCTGGTGTACCATCTCAACAAGGATTGTACTTTTAA
- the LOC101499619 gene encoding probable pectinesterase/pectinesterase inhibitor 12 isoform X1, which translates to MANLSSKKVFLLLLLTIFHSHTLAFNSSNFSTTTLHATKISSLKSICKKTPYPQVCFNSSKLSISININPNIINILLQSLQVAISESTKLFYELNNAGPNIIESKRGALQDCNELQQSTLTSLKRSFSGISSSDSGKLIDARTYLSAALTNKITCLESLDSASGTMKQVLMDSVINTYKHVSNSLSMLPQPEKRALKGHKNRRLIDALTWLSSNNRRRFLESTDDDGVIVVAADGTGKFSTINEAINFAPNNSYGRTIIYVKEGIYEENVEIPNYKTNIVLLGDGSDVTLITGNRSVVDGWTTFRSATLAVSGEGFLARDIAFENKAGPEKHQAVALRVNADLTAFYRCTIYGYQDTLYVHSFRQFYRECDIFGTIDYIFGNAAVILQACNIVSRMPLPNQFTVITAQSRDSPDEDTGISIQNCSILATTDLYSNFNNIKSYLGRPWRVYSRTVFIESYIDVFIDPMGWTKWSDDDDGLEDSLYYGEYGNYGPGSRTDDRVKWSGYHLMDYDSAYEFTVSEFIVGDAWLGSTSFPYDDGI; encoded by the exons ATGGCTAATTTATCTTCTAAAAAagtcttccttcttcttctcttaACAATCTTCCACTCACACACTTTAGCTTTCAACTCTTCAAATTTTTCCACAACAACATTACATGCAACAAAAATCTCTTCATTAAAATCAATCTGCAAAAAAACACCATACCCTCAAGTTTGCTTCAATTCATCAAAGCTTTCTATCTCAATAAACATAAATCCAAACATCATTAACATCCTTCTTCAGTCTCTCCAAGTAGCAATATCTGAATCCACAAAGCTTTTTTATGAACTCAACAATGCAGGACCAAACATCATAGAGAGCAAAAGAGGAGCACTACAAGATTGCAATGAGCTTCAACAATCAACATTGACTTCTCTAAAAAGATCATTTTCTGGAATCAGTTCTTCAGATTCTGGGAAGTTAATTGATGCAAGAACATACCTCAGTGCAGCACTTACCAACAAGATCACATGTTTAGAAAGCTTAGATTCTGCTTCAGGTACAATGAAACAAGTTCTAATGGATTCAGTGATCAACACTTACAAACATGTTAGTAATTCTCTTTCAATGCTTCCTCAGCCTGAAAAGAGAGCTTTGAAAGGGCATAAGAACCGGCGTTTGATTGATGCTTTGACATGGTTGTCAAGCAACAATAGACGTCGGTTCTTGGAAAGCACTGATGATGATGGTGTGATTGTTGTGGCTGCAGATGGAACTGGGAAGTTTAGCACCATCAATGAAGCTATTAACTTTGCTCCAAATAACAGCTATGGTAGGACAATAATCTATGTGAAAGAAGGGATATATGAAGAAAACGTTGAAATTCCAAATTATAAAACCAATATTGTTCTACTTGGTGATGGAAGTGATGTCACTCTCATTACTGGTAATAGAAGTGTTGTTGATGGCTGGACCACTTTCAGATCTGCAACTTTAG CTGTCTCTGGTGAAGGCTTTCTAGCACGTGACATAGCATTTGAGAACAAAGCAGGACCAGAAAAGCATCAAGCAGTAGCCTTAAGAGTGAATGCAGACTTAACAGCATTTTACAGATGCACCATATATGGTTACCAAGATACACTTTATGTCCATTCCTTTAGACAATTCTATAGAGAGTGTGACATATTTGGTACCATAGATTACATATTTGGAAATGCAGCAGTGATTCTTCAAGCATGCAACATTGTTTCAAGAATGCCATTACCTAACCAATTCACTGTCATAACTGCACAGTCAAGAGATTCACCTGATGAAGACACTGGAATCTCAATCCAAAACTGTTCAATACTTGCTACCACTGATTTGTATTCTAACTTCAATAACATCAAGAGTTACCTTGGTAGGCCTTGGAGGGTATATTCTAGGACTGTTTTCATTGAGTCTTACATTGATGTGTTTATTGATCCAATGGGATGGACAAAGTGgtctgatgatgatgatggtttGGAGGACAGTTTATATTATGGAGAGTATGGAAATTATGGGCCTGGTTCAAGGACTGATGACAGAGTGAAATGGTCAGGATACCATTTAATGGATTATGACAGTGCTTATGAATTCACTGTTTCTGAGTTCATTGTTGGTGATGCTTGGCTTGGATCTACTTCTTTTCCTTATGATGATGGGATTTGA
- the LOC101499619 gene encoding probable pectinesterase/pectinesterase inhibitor 12 isoform X2: MANLSSKKVFLLLLLTIFHSHTLAFNSSNFSTTTLHATKISSLKSICKKTPYPQVCFNSSKLSISININPNIINILLQSLQVAISESTKLFYELNNAGPNIIESKRGALQDCNELQQSTLTSLKRSFSGISSSDSGKLIDARTYLSAALTNKITCLESLDSASDGTGKFSTINEAINFAPNNSYGRTIIYVKEGIYEENVEIPNYKTNIVLLGDGSDVTLITGNRSVVDGWTTFRSATLAVSGEGFLARDIAFENKAGPEKHQAVALRVNADLTAFYRCTIYGYQDTLYVHSFRQFYRECDIFGTIDYIFGNAAVILQACNIVSRMPLPNQFTVITAQSRDSPDEDTGISIQNCSILATTDLYSNFNNIKSYLGRPWRVYSRTVFIESYIDVFIDPMGWTKWSDDDDGLEDSLYYGEYGNYGPGSRTDDRVKWSGYHLMDYDSAYEFTVSEFIVGDAWLGSTSFPYDDGI; encoded by the exons ATGGCTAATTTATCTTCTAAAAAagtcttccttcttcttctcttaACAATCTTCCACTCACACACTTTAGCTTTCAACTCTTCAAATTTTTCCACAACAACATTACATGCAACAAAAATCTCTTCATTAAAATCAATCTGCAAAAAAACACCATACCCTCAAGTTTGCTTCAATTCATCAAAGCTTTCTATCTCAATAAACATAAATCCAAACATCATTAACATCCTTCTTCAGTCTCTCCAAGTAGCAATATCTGAATCCACAAAGCTTTTTTATGAACTCAACAATGCAGGACCAAACATCATAGAGAGCAAAAGAGGAGCACTACAAGATTGCAATGAGCTTCAACAATCAACATTGACTTCTCTAAAAAGATCATTTTCTGGAATCAGTTCTTCAGATTCTGGGAAGTTAATTGATGCAAGAACATACCTCAGTGCAGCACTTACCAACAAGATCACATGTTTAGAAAGCTTAGATTCTGCTTCAG ATGGAACTGGGAAGTTTAGCACCATCAATGAAGCTATTAACTTTGCTCCAAATAACAGCTATGGTAGGACAATAATCTATGTGAAAGAAGGGATATATGAAGAAAACGTTGAAATTCCAAATTATAAAACCAATATTGTTCTACTTGGTGATGGAAGTGATGTCACTCTCATTACTGGTAATAGAAGTGTTGTTGATGGCTGGACCACTTTCAGATCTGCAACTTTAG CTGTCTCTGGTGAAGGCTTTCTAGCACGTGACATAGCATTTGAGAACAAAGCAGGACCAGAAAAGCATCAAGCAGTAGCCTTAAGAGTGAATGCAGACTTAACAGCATTTTACAGATGCACCATATATGGTTACCAAGATACACTTTATGTCCATTCCTTTAGACAATTCTATAGAGAGTGTGACATATTTGGTACCATAGATTACATATTTGGAAATGCAGCAGTGATTCTTCAAGCATGCAACATTGTTTCAAGAATGCCATTACCTAACCAATTCACTGTCATAACTGCACAGTCAAGAGATTCACCTGATGAAGACACTGGAATCTCAATCCAAAACTGTTCAATACTTGCTACCACTGATTTGTATTCTAACTTCAATAACATCAAGAGTTACCTTGGTAGGCCTTGGAGGGTATATTCTAGGACTGTTTTCATTGAGTCTTACATTGATGTGTTTATTGATCCAATGGGATGGACAAAGTGgtctgatgatgatgatggtttGGAGGACAGTTTATATTATGGAGAGTATGGAAATTATGGGCCTGGTTCAAGGACTGATGACAGAGTGAAATGGTCAGGATACCATTTAATGGATTATGACAGTGCTTATGAATTCACTGTTTCTGAGTTCATTGTTGGTGATGCTTGGCTTGGATCTACTTCTTTTCCTTATGATGATGGGATTTGA
- the LOC101499927 gene encoding pectinesterase/pectinesterase inhibitor PPE8B, with the protein MALSSTTTLTLFFMLLFLPHITSSSPANFAGSTCLRVSPTKFVDSAEEVITVLQQVTSILSRFGNVFGNSRFSHAITDCLDLLDLCSDELNWAMSASQNSNGKDNSTGNLSSDLRTWLSAVLVNPDTCIEGLEGTNGIVEGLVSTGLVRIMSLVKNLLLQVDPISDHFETKLGKDRFPSWLKDADMKLLKTNGVTADAVVAADGSGDYTTVMDAVMAAPDNSMKRYVIYVKKGVYVENVEIKKKKWNIMIIGEGMDATVISGSRSYGDGWTTFRSATFAVSGRGFIARDISFQNTAGPEKHQAVALRSDSDLSVFYRCGILGYQDSLYTHTMRQFYRECKISGTVDFIFGDATAMFQNCQILAKKGMEKQKNTITAQGRKDPNQPTGFSFQFCNISADSDLLPLVGSIPTYLGRPWKTYSRTIFMQSYMSNVIWSEGWLEWNESFALDTLYYAEYMNSGAGAGVGNRVKWPGYHVLNAASQATSFTVAQFIEGNLWLPSTGVTYTAGLTN; encoded by the exons ATGGCTCTCTCTTCCACAACAACACTCACTCTATTCTTCATGTTACTCTTTCTCCCACATATCACTTCTTCTTCTCCCGCTAATTTCGCTGGGTCAACCTGTCTTAGAGTTTCTCCCACCAAATTCGTAGACTCCGCTGAAGAAGTTATTACCGTTCTACAACAAGTCACCTCCATTTTATCACGATTCGGCAATGTTTTCGGCAACTCTCGTTTTTCCCACGCCATTACTGATTGCCTCGATTTACTCGACTTGTGCTCCGATGAACTTAACTGGGCCATGTCCGCTTCTCAGAATTCCAACG GGAAAGATAACAGTACTGGAAATCTGAGCTCTGATCTAAGAACATGGCTGAGTGCTGTTCTTGTGAATCCAGATACATGCATAGAAGGACTAGAAGGTACAAATGGTATTGTCGAAGGTCTTGTATCAACCGGTCTTGTTCGTATAATGTCATTGGTGAAGAATCTACTTCTTCAAGTGGATCCTATCTCCGATCACTTCGAAACCAAACTTGGAAAGGATCGATTTCCTTCGTGGTTAAAAGACGCAGACATGAAGCTGTTGAAGACAAACGGAGTGACTGCGGACGCTGTTGTTGCAGCCGATGGGAGTGGAGACTACACTACCGTCATGGATGCGGTGATGGCAGCACCTGATAACAGCATGAAAAGATATGTTATATATGTGAAAAAAGGTGTTTATGTTGAAAATGTTGAGattaagaagaagaaatggAATATTATGATAATTGGTGAGGGTATGGACGCCACTGTCATCTCCGGTAGTCGAAGCTATGGGGATGGTTGGACTACATTCCGATCAGCTACCTTTG CTGTTAGTGGCAGAGGGTTCATAGCACGCgatatttcatttcaaaacaCTGCTGGCCCCGAGAAGCATCAAGCAGTGGCATTAAGATCAGACTCAGACCTATCTGTATTTTATCGGTGTGGAATTTTGGGTTACCAAGACAGTCTATATACTCACACCATGCGTCAATTCTACCGAGAATGTAAAATCAGTGGCACAGTTGATTTCATCTTTGGTGATGCGACTGCCATGTTTCAGAATTGTCAAATACTAGCGAAGAAAGGAAtggaaaaacaaaagaacaCAATCACAGCTCAGGGACGAAAAGACCCAAACCAACCGACCGGATTCTCGTTCCAATTTTGTAACATCTCGGCGGATTCCGACCTTTTACCATTGGTGGGAAGCATTCCAACATACCTTGGTAGACCTTGGAAGACATATTCGCGAACAATATTCATGCAATCCTACATGAGTAATGTGATATGGTCAGAAGGGTGGTTAGAGTGGAACGAAAGTTTCGCTCTAGACACATTGTATTATGCAGAGTATATGAACTCGGGAGCGGGTGCTGGGGTTGGTAACAGAGTGAAATGGCCAGGGTACCATGTTTTGAATGCTGCTAGCCAGGCTACTAGTTTCACTGTGGCTCAATTTATTGAGGGGAATCTTTGGTTACCTTCCACAGGTGTAACTTACACTGCTGGTTTGACTAATTAA